Below is a genomic region from Flammeovirgaceae bacterium SG7u.111.
CAGAAGCCCAATTAATGACAGAGAAAGAAAACGAAAGCCTCAACGCTCTCATGAAAACATAAAATGTTCCACGTGGAACATTTTTTTTAGTTTAAAAGGATCATGGTTTTGAACTCAAACTAAATTACTTTTGTAGTATCAAATATTTTTAATTCGATTTAATCTAAAAAACTAGGAAAACACTTTACTTGTAAGAGTGTTCCACGTGGAACATTTTCGAAAGCCTAGTATATACACTTGTAGAAATGGATAGAAATTATGATGTAATAGTGATAGGAGGGGGGCATGCTGGCTGTGAAGCCACTCATGCATCTGCTACTATGGGAGCAAAGACACTTCTCATTACTATGGATATGAATAAGATCGCCCAAATGAGCTGCAACCCTGCAATGGGAGGTGTGGCAAAAGGGCAGATTATACGAGAAGTTGACGCATTAGGGGGGATGAGCGGAATAGTGACTGATAAAACGATGATCCAGTTTAGGATGCTCAATTTATCAAAAGGTCCTGCTATGTGGAGTCCACGTGCCCAAAGTGACCGTATGAGGTTTGCTGAGGAATGGCGTATAAAACTTGAACAGAACCCAAATGTGGATTTTTGGCAGGAAATGGCTACTGAGCTTATTGTCGAGAAAGGTGTATTGAAAGGAGTGAAGACTGCCATAGGGGTAGAGTTTTATGCAAAGAGCGTCATCTTGACTAATGGGACATTCTTGAATGGATTGATCCATATAGGCGAAAAGCAATTTGGTGGTGGAAGGGCAGGGGAGAGGCCTGCAAAAGGATTGACAGAGCAATTGGTTGCTTTAGGTTTTGAAGCTGGAAGGATGAAAACAGGGACTCCTCCTAGATTAGATGGCAGAACTATCAACTACGAAGCTCTAGAAGAACAAAAAGGGGATGAAAACCCTGGTAAATTTTCGTATTCTGATGAAACGACTACTTTGAAAGAACAAAGAAGTTGCTTTATCACCTATACCAGTGATGAAGTTCATGATATCCTGAAAAAGGGGTTTGAGGAGTCGCCGATGTTTACTGGTCGAATCCAAGGTATAGGACCAAGGTATTGTCCTTCTATAGAGGATAAGATAAATAGGTTTGCCGAAAGAAACCGCCACCAGATATTTGTAGAACCAGAAGGTTGGAACACGGTAGAAGTATATGTCAATGGTTTTTCAACATCACTTCCAGAAAGAGTGCAATATGAAGCGTTGAGAAAGATAAAAGGTTTTGAGAATGCAAAAATGTTCCGCCCAGGGTATGCTATTGAGTATGATTATTTCCCACCTACTCAACTGAAGCTAACTCTTGAAACAAAACTGATCGAGAATTTATATTTCGCAGGTCAGATAAATGGAACAACTGGATACGAAGAAGCCGCCTCCCAAGGTTTAATTGCGGGAATAAATGCGGTAAACAAAATAAAAGAGAAAGAGGAATTTATTCTAAGTCGTTCTGATGCGTATATAGGTGTGCTGATAGACGATTTGGTGAACAAAGGTACGGAAGAACCTTACAGAATGTTTACTTCAAGGGCAGAGTACAGGCTTTTATTAAGGCAAGACAATGCTGATGTCCGCTTGACCCAAAAAGGACATGCTATAGGTTTAGCTTCCGATGCAAGCCTTGAGACCGTAGAGAAAAAAATGTCGGAGGTTCAAGACTTGGTTAGTTTCTTAAAAAGTGAAAGTGTAAAACCTGAAGATGTTAATAACCGCCTAGAAGAGTTAAACTCAGCTGCTATTCCTCAGAAACTAAAGATTGCCCAACTGATAAAACGTCCTAATATAGGAATTGAAATGCTTGAGACTTGTAATGAGTCTATTCAAAATAGACTTGGTGCTGTCGACAATGTAGTAAAAGAACAAGCTGAAATTCTACTGAAATATGAAACATACATAGATAAGGAGCAAAAGATCGCTTTGAGGCTGAGTAAACTTGAGAATTTCAAAATAGATGAAAAGCTGAATTACGAAGAGATAAACGCAATGTCAAACGAGGCTAGGGAAAAGCTAAAAAAGATAAAGCCAAAAACTATTGGGCAAGCTTCGAGAATAAGTGGGGTTAGCCCCGCAGACATTTCCATATTAATGGTTTATCTAGAAAAGTAAATCATATATAATCTTATAATACTGCTAACCAATTGTTTAAACACTATTAAGCTAGGTTTCCAGTATTGAAATAGAAAGCATATCTTT
It encodes:
- the mnmG gene encoding tRNA uridine-5-carboxymethylaminomethyl(34) synthesis enzyme MnmG, translated to MDRNYDVIVIGGGHAGCEATHASATMGAKTLLITMDMNKIAQMSCNPAMGGVAKGQIIREVDALGGMSGIVTDKTMIQFRMLNLSKGPAMWSPRAQSDRMRFAEEWRIKLEQNPNVDFWQEMATELIVEKGVLKGVKTAIGVEFYAKSVILTNGTFLNGLIHIGEKQFGGGRAGERPAKGLTEQLVALGFEAGRMKTGTPPRLDGRTINYEALEEQKGDENPGKFSYSDETTTLKEQRSCFITYTSDEVHDILKKGFEESPMFTGRIQGIGPRYCPSIEDKINRFAERNRHQIFVEPEGWNTVEVYVNGFSTSLPERVQYEALRKIKGFENAKMFRPGYAIEYDYFPPTQLKLTLETKLIENLYFAGQINGTTGYEEAASQGLIAGINAVNKIKEKEEFILSRSDAYIGVLIDDLVNKGTEEPYRMFTSRAEYRLLLRQDNADVRLTQKGHAIGLASDASLETVEKKMSEVQDLVSFLKSESVKPEDVNNRLEELNSAAIPQKLKIAQLIKRPNIGIEMLETCNESIQNRLGAVDNVVKEQAEILLKYETYIDKEQKIALRLSKLENFKIDEKLNYEEINAMSNEAREKLKKIKPKTIGQASRISGVSPADISILMVYLEK